The genomic DNA TATAGATTTGCTTGTAGTTGTAGTATGGGTTTTGTGGGGAATTTCTATATTTGGACTTATAGGAATACGCCGTGAAAAAACTCTATATATCTCACTTTGGTATTATATAGCTACATTCTTAGGCGTTGCAATGCTATATTTATTCAACAACATGGAAGTTCCAACTCGTCTTGTTTCAGGAATGGGTAGCTGGTTGCACTCTGTTTCTATGTATGCTGGAAGTAATGACGCTCTAGTACAATGGTGGTGGGGACACAACGCTGTTGCGTTCGTATTTACTGTTGCAATTATCGCTCAAATTTATTATTTCTTACCAAAAGAAAGCGGTCAGCCAATATTTAGCTACAAACTTTCACTATTCTCATTTTGGGGCTTAATGTTTGTTTATCTATGGGCTGGCGGTCACCACCTTATATATTCTACAGTTCCAGACTGGATGCAAACTATGGGATCAATCTTCTCTATAGTTCTTATCTTACCAAGCTGGGGATCTGCTATAAATATGCTTCTTACTATGAAAGGCGAGTGGGGACAACTAAGAGAGAATCCACTTATTAAATTTATGGTTTTAGCAAGTACATTCTATATGTTCTCAACTCTTGAAGGACCAATCCTTTCAATCAAATCAGTAAATGCACTAGCACACTTCACTGACTGGATTCCAGGACACGTTCATGATGGTACTTTGGGCTGGGTTGGATTTATGACTATGGCAGCACTTTATCACATGACTCCAAGAGTTTTCAAAAGAGAACTTTATAGCAAATCTTTAATGGAAGCACAATTTTGGATTCAAACAACTGGTATAGTTTTATACTTCGCTTCTATGTGGATAGCTGGAATTACTCAAGGTATGATGTGGAGAGCTACAGATGAATACGGTAACCTTGCTTATTCATTTATAGATACTGTTACAGTTCTAATCCCATACTACTGGATAAGAGCAATAGGCGGATTGTTGTACTTAGTAGGCTTCTTTATGTTTACATACAACATACTAAAATCAATTTCATCAAGTAAGCCGATCGATCGTGAGCCAGTTAGTGCTTCACCGATGGCTGCGTAAGGAGGAATGAATGTTTAGTTGGTTAGAAAAAAATCCATTCTTTTTTGCGGTATTTGTGTTTATATTTATAGCTTATGCTGGTGTGGTAGAGATTTTACCAGACTTTGCAGATCGTGCTAGGCCAGTTGAGGGCAAAAAGCCTTATACTGTTTTACAGCTTGCTGGTCGTCAAGTATACATAAATGATAGTTGTAATGCATGTCACTCACAACTTATTAGACCATTCAAATCAGAAACTGATAGATATGGTATGTACTCAATTAGTGGTGAATATGCTTATGATAGACCATTTTTATGGGGTTCAAAAAGAACTGGACCAGATCTTTGGCGTGTAGGTAACTATAGAAGTACTGACTGGCATGAAAATCATATGAAGGATCCAACAAGTGTTGTTCCTGGAACTATAATGCCAGCATATAAACATATGTTTAACAAAAATGCAGATATAGAAACTGCTTATGCAGAGGCTTTCACTATCAAGAAAGTATTTAATGTGCCTTATGACGCAGAAAATATGCCAAAACTTGGTAGTTGGGATGAGGCTAAAGCTTTGGCCAAAGAAGAGGCTGCAGCTATAGTTGGACAGATGAAAGATCAAGATGTTAAAGATGCGTTTGAGCGTGGTGAAATTCGCGAAATCGTAGCTCTTATAGCATACTTGAATAGCTTAAAATAAGGTTTTATTATGAGTGTAGAAACAATGAGAGAACTTCAAGCTTATGGTTATTTTGTTTTACTGATAGCTATGGTTGTATTGCTTTATGGCTACTGGTTTCATCTCAAAAAGTCTGAAAAGACTGGTAGAAGAGACTATGAAAAGTATTCAAATTTAGCCCTTAGAGATGATCTAAGAGATGATGTTTTGGAAACTGTTTCTACTAGTAATGCTAAAGGGAGCGTTGAAAAATGAAATGGTTTAATCTCGAAGATAATATAAACTCGCTTTCTATAATTGGTGCTATAGTTATTATACTACTTACACTTATAGTAGTAGGTAGACTATTTAAGCAGATGAAAGCGAAAAAAGAAGGTGGCGAACTAAGTGAGCACAACTGGGATGGCATAGGTGAGTATAAAAACCCATTGCCAATTGGTTGGGCTGTTACATTTGTTTTGCTTATAATATGGGCTATATGGTATTTCCTAGCTGGTTATCCTCTAAATTCATATTCTCAAATCGGAGAGTATAATGAAGAGGTAAAAGCATATAATGAAAATTTCCAAAAGAAATTTGAAAATGCTAATATAGATGAGTTAAGAGCAATGGGAGAACAAGTTTTCTTAGTACAATGCTCTAGCTGCCACGGTATCACAGGCGATGGCATCAATGGCAAGGCAGCTGACCTAAATATATGGGGAAGCGAAAAAGCTATATATGACGCGATAGTAAATGGCTCAAAAGGTCTTGAGTATCCACTTGGTGAAATGCCTGGCGGTATGGCTGCAAGCAATGATGAAGCAAAAGCAATCGCAGCTTTTGTTGCTAAAGAGATATCAGCTATCAAAAAGACTAATAATGAAAATCTAGTCGAAGCTGGACGCGTCGCATGGGCTACATGCGCTGCTTGTCATGGTGAAGACGGCAAAGGTATGGACGGTCAGTCTCCAGATCTAAGCACTTATGGTTCAAGTAAATTTGTATTAGATGTTCTAAACCGTGGTAAAAGTGGTGCCATAGGTGTTATGCCTAAATTTACTGGTTCAGGAATACTAAATCCAACTCAAGAAAAAGCAGTTAGTGAATATGTTATTTCACTATCAAAAGGAGAGTAATATGGAAAATACAAATAGATGTGTTTTTGGTCTAAGTGGAGTTTCTGGAATGCTTATTGCGACTGTATTACTTCTTAGTATTTTGGGAGTGTTAACATATTTGGGTATAATCGCACAACAAGACGTTATGCAAAAACCATATCAACTAACAAATCCAACTTCTGTAGAGATGAAAAGTAGCATGAAGCAAGAATCAGAAGTCATGGTAATTAAGGAGTAAAATATGTCAAATATCTTAGAAACGTTAATTGTAGCAGGTCTTATCATAGCTGCAGCTATAACTGCTTGGGCAGTTTTAACTCCAAATCATCTTTTTATAGGATGAGATTATCATCAATCTTTAAGAGTGGCTTATTGGCCGCTCTTTTTACAATCACTCTCAATGCTACTGTGATAGACAATGCAAATATTCTAAGCGTTCCAGTAAAAGATAAATTAGATACTATAGGCTTGGAATTGCAAACAAAAACAGGTATTAAATTTGATCTTATCACATTTGCAAAACTTGATGGACAAAAACTTGAATTTCTTATCGAACCTTACATAAAAGATCCATCTTACGTTGTGCTTGCACTTGTTCCAAAAGAGCTTGGAGCAAAAAGCGGCAAAGTAGATATATTTGGCTCAAATGACGCGCTAAAACTTTTTGATAAAGAAGCAGTCCTTAGCCCATATCCAGAAAGTGGCTCGATAATACCTATTCTAGTCTCAAAAAAAGAAACTGATATCTACAACGCAGCTATGCTAAATGGTTATGCAGACGTCGCCGATAGGATAGCAAGCTCCAAAGGCGTCAAGCTAGAAAGTTCTATAGGAAATTCAAACCGAGATACCATCAACATACTTAGGTATCTCATATACGGTTCTATTATTTTAGTTATAGTCGTTTTTATGATTCGTAAATTTAAAAGGTAGGGTATGCAAACTAAAAAAAGCTTTTGGCCTTATGGGATTTTGTTGTCGATTTTTGCGATAGTTTGTGCTTGCATTTATACGATTTATTATTCACTTGATTATCCAGTTCACTTGGATAATTTCTACTTTGACAAGTATCAAAATGTAGAAAATGGTTACAATGAAATACAGATAAAACAGGCTAAATTTGAACAAGATATTAAATTTGACACAAACGCAACTATACTCATAAATGGACTTGTAAATCAAAACCCAGACCAGACTCTAAGACGCAAAAAAGTAGTTCCAGTTGTAAATTTAAACCAAGATTTGGAAATTATTTTTGATACAAATGCCTCAAATTTGGAGGCAAGCTTGTTGCTCACTCGTCCAGATACAAATGAGTTCAATCAAAACTTGCAATCAAGCCTAGAAAATGGTAAATTTAGCATTTCTAAATTTAATCTAGACAAGGCTGGAAGGTGGCAGATAATGATGAAACTTATAAACTCTGATGATAGCGTGGGATTTTATAAATTTGAACTATACGCAAAATAGAGAACTTTACGTCCTTAGCTCATCTAGAAATATTAGGGACTTTTTAGAGCAAAATTGCACGAACTCTTTACTTCCAAAAGTCATAACGATTTTTGAGTTTAACCAGACAATTCTTTTGGTAAATGGACTAAAAAAAGCCACAGATACAACCAGACTTCTTATCATGCAAGAGGCTGCCAAAGCGACAAAAGCAGTCTCTAGTGAGCTAAATATCAGCACTGAATTTTTTGCATTTTTGAAAAATAGTAGCTATCTTTTTTCTTTTTTTCAAGAGCTAGAAAGGGAGTTTGTCAGCATAGATACTCTTAAAAATAGCGATACTTATGCAAATTATGATGAGCATTTAGACATATTACAGGAGCTAAAAAATCTATATTTTAAGCTTTTAGAAGAGCATGGATTTTACGATGATATAACAATTTGCACTAAATTTAGCATAAATGAAAGCTACATAAAACAGTTTGATAAAATTCACTTAAAAATAGACGGTATGTTGTCTAAATTTGACTGGAAAGTCTTGCAAGAAGTCGCAAAAATCAGCGATTTAAATATTTATTTTAACTCTAGCAAATACAACCAAAAACTCATAAACGCAATAGAAAATATAACTAATTTGGAGCTTAAAACTGGATTTGAGTATACTTTAAATTTGAGCCAAAACAAAATCATAGCCCAAACCAAAACGCCTAAAAATAGCAAAATAAAACTAAAAGAATTCAGCATTAGATCGCTCCAATGCGCATATATTTTTGATGAAATCTCTAATTTTATCAGAAGTGGAATTGAGCCAAAAAATATAGCAGTCATCTTGCCCGATGAGGATTTTTATAGAGTTTTAAAAGCTCTTGATGAGCGTGATATGCTAAACTACGCTATGGGCGAAAGTTTGACTTATCAAAATATATTTATCTTGTGCGATAGCCTAAAACAAGCGCTTGATTCAAATTTGATGTATAAAAAAATGGAAAATTATCTTGAGTTGGCTAAGGATTTAGATCAGTTAAGCTCTACTTTAAATTTCTTCAAATTTGATGACGAACTCTATAAAAATCTAAACTTAATGTATAGATCAAACTGCACTTTTGAGAGATTTTATGAGCTATTTGATTTGATAAAATCACACGTGCAAATCTCAAATGAAGTAGGGCAAATCTTAGAAAACGAATTGTTTGTTTTAAAACAGCTTTTATCTAGCGTAAACCTTGATTTTGCCACTGTTTTTGAGATATTTTTGATGAAGCTAAAAGATATTAAGCTAAGCATGGTTGGTGGTGGAGAAGTCACTGTTATGGGGCTTTTAGAAAGTAGATCGAAAAACTATGAGGGCGTTATTATCGTCGATTTCAATGACAATTTTGTCCCAAGAAAAAGTCAAAAAGAGATGTTTTTAAGCTCTGTAATACGCAAAAAATCAGGTCTAATTAGTCACCAAGATAGAGAAAATTTACAAAGATTTTATTACGAAAGCTTGATAAATAGGGCAAAACAAGTTAGCATATCTTACACTAAAAATGAAGAGTCTTTGCTAAGCAGATTTGCTATGGATTTTGCCTATGAAAATGATTTAACACACAGTCAAAATGACTATCAAGAAGCATTAAATTTAGATGGAATTGAGCCAAATTTAAAGCCAGAAGATCCAGTTTGCAAGCATGATTTTTTTGGCTCTAGCCTCTCTTTTTCAAGGCTAAATACATATCTTGCTTGCAAAAAAAAGTATTATTATAAATACATTTTAAAGCTAAAAGAGTATAGAAATTTCACTCAAGAATCAACAAGTAATGAGCTTGGAAGTACTATTCATGCAGCACTGCAGCTCTACTTCACAACTCATAAAGACAGTTTTAATAAAAATGAGTTTCTGAGTATTCTAAATAAATTTAAAAACCAGCAAAATCTTTTAGATATGAGCGTTTTTGAGCTAAGGCTAGATAAATTTGCAGAGGTTCAAAATAGCTATTTTAAGCTTGGATATAAGGTCGCTGAGTGCGAAAAAGAGCTAAATAATGAGTTTTGTGGCGTCAAAATAGAAGGCGTCATCGATAGGATAGACATAGGCGAAGAGATCAGACTGATCGATTATAAAAGTGGCAAAATAGATGAAAGCTCGCTTCAGCTTGCCTTTTACCAAGCACTATATGGCGTGGAGTGTGAGGGGTATTTTTACTCTATAAAAGAAAATGAGTTTATATCCAGCAAAAAAACTATAGAAGATTTGAGATCGCTCATAGAAAGCTTAAAGGATGAATTTACCCAAGAGGTCTGTTTCGAACGTACAAATAAAAGTGAAACGTGCAAATACTGCGATTATGCTCTGTTTTGTAAAAAGGAGTTAAAATGAGTTTTGAGCCATTTTTAGCCCTTGAAGCCAGTGCGGGAAGCGGCAAGACTTTTATGCTTTCAGTCAGGTACGTGGCTTTGGTATTGCAAGGCAACGACATATCAAAAATCCTAGCTTTGACATTCACCAAAAAAGCAGCAAACGAAATGAAAGAGCGCATCATTAAGACTTTTTGCGAGCTGGAAACTAGTGCAGGCGAACTTAATGAGCTTAGCAAAATGCTTGGTTTAGAGCGCGAGCAAATCATTGCTTTAAGAGATAAATATAAGGCTAATTTTTTAAGAAGTGAGCTGAAAATTCTTACTTTTGACGCATTTTTTGGAATGATTTTAAAGCTTTTTAGCTTAAATTTAGGTCTTATGCCAGATTATGAAAGTGGCGCAAATATCGATAATGAGGTAAAAAACAGATTCTTAAAAAATTTGCTTAAATATGATCTTTTATCTTCAGTTGCTTACTATATGCAAGCAACCAACGAGTCAAAAACTGCGTTTTTTGCAACTTTGAAAATGCTTTATGAAAGCCTTGATGATCCGTCTTATACTGAATGTAAAATGCCTTTTGACGTCCAAGTTTTGGCTAAATACGAGACTTTAAGTAGATACGCGCTCACCTTGTCTAAAGATAAAAATTACCAAGCAAATTTTAGCGAAACAAAACTCGCCGAACTGGTAAAAAAACCACTCATAAATGACTTTCCAAATAAAAAGTATTTTAGCGTTGTGGATGCTAAATTTATAGAGCTTAGAGATGAGCTTATCCGTGCTTTAAAAGAGTATTATGCAAATTTAGAAAAGTTTAAGATAAATCAATTTTTTAAGTTCATATCTTTTTATGAAGATAGCAGATTTGGCACTATTGCAGAAAAAAATAGGCTTGATTTTGTCGATGTCACAAGGCTTGTTAAGAGACTTCTTAGCAAAGCAATAGACAAAGAAATGCTCTATTTTAGGCTTGATGGCAGGATAAAACATATCTTGATTGATGAATTTCAAGACACAAATGTCGTCCAGTATAAGATACTTTTGCCACTCATCGAAGAGACGCTTTCAGGAGATGGACAAAATGGGATCGGTAGCTTTTTTTACGTTGGGGATATCAAGCAGAGTATTTATTTTTTTCGTGGTGGTAAAAAGGAGCTTTTTTCAAAGTTAAAGTATGATTTTAAGCAGATTAAATTTGATAATCTAAAGATAAATTATAGAAGCGATAAAGCCATTGTAAATTTCGTAAATGAGACATTTAAAGAGAAATTTGGTGCCGATGAAAATGGAAATTTTGCCTACAAAGCCCAGCTTCCAAACTCCAACTCTGAGGGCTTTGTCGGGATTTATGAGTTTGAGATAAATGGCAAAGACAATAAAGAGACTAAATTTGATAATTTTTTGCAGACACTAAAACAAAGGGTTGATTTTTTAGTTAGCAGTGGCGTGAGTTTTGAAGATATTTGCATACTTTGCTGGAAAAATGACAACGCAACGCTCATAAAAGAGTTTTTAGAAAAAGCTGGTATTCCAGTGGCATCTGGTGGCTCAAATTTACTCATCAATTCAGCTAAAGTTCGACTTATTACGGAGTTTACGCGGTTTTGTTTGTTTGGAGATAAAATCTACTCTCAAAGCATAAATGAGCTTTTAGGTCACTGCCCGCCAAAACTAGAGTTAAAGATAGATGATAGTTTAGAAGCGATATTTAAGTTTATAGCCAAATATTTAAGGATTGATCCGTTTGATAAAAATTTGCTAAAACTCTATGAGATAAGCTCAAATTATAAAAATTTATTTGATTTTATTTTCAATATTGATGCAAACTCCACGCCAGCCCCAGACGCAAAGCATTTGGGGATTTCTTTGATGAGCGTGCATAAAAGCAAAGGTTTGCAGTTTGGTCACGTTATAGTTTGTGATACGATAAACAAAGGCAGAGGCGATGACAAGCCGTTTTTGATGGATTATGATACCTTTGAAGATAAGCTTGATATAAAACTAAATGATAAAATCCTATCAACGCTTGGCGATGAAAGCTACATAAAGCTAAAAAGCAGAATTGAAAATCTGGAAAAAGAAAATATCATAAATGAGCTTTATGTCGCACTCACTAGAGCCAAACAAAGCTTGCAAATTTTAGTAAATTCAAATCCAAACGGTAATTCTCCATCGTTTTTTAGGGCTTATGAAACATCATCTAAGATCGTAGAATATCTAAATTTGCAGCCAATAGAAATAGGAAAAATGGATGTTTGCAAAAAAGTAGAAAGCAAAACAGACTTTATACCACTTGATAGCTTTGAGCCAGTGCCAAAACAAGTAGTAAAGGCTAGTAGCGACGCACCTGTATCAAAAGATATTGATTCTATATATTTTGGGCTTGGACTTCACTATATGTTAGAAATGCTTGCCAGATTTGACAAGCCTAGCCTTGAGCTATCAAAGACTGCTTTGATAAATAAATTTGGTGGCATTCTAAGCGGTGAGGCTATAAATGAAATCTGCCAAAGAGTGCTAAATTTGATAAATAATCAAGATTTTCAAGCAATTATCAAAGGCAAAAAGCTATTTAAAGAGCAAGATATAGGCTTTGAAGGAAATATAAAAAGACTAGATATGCTTTGTATAAATGAAGATGAAATGGTCATCATAGACTATAAAAGCTCTAAGAATTTTATCTTAAAAAATCAAGAGCAAATGAGCGAATATATCGGCATTTTAAGGCAAATTTATGGTGAGTACAAAATAAGTGGTGCTATAGTTTTTATACTCAAAGACGGAGCCGAAATCCTAGAAGTTATGCAATAATCTAAAAATATTCTTAAATTCAGTATATTTTAAGTTTCTTTAGATATAATTCCAACTCTAATTAAAGAATAAAAGGCAAGATTATGACAAATATAACTAAGCCAAGCGAAGTAAAACGCGATTGGATCGTTCTTGACGCTGCTGGAAAGAGATTTGGTAGATTACTAACTGAAGCTGCAACTTACCTACGTGGCAAACACAAACCTGGATTTACACCAAACGTTGATTGTGGTGATTATGTTATTATCATCAACGCTAGCAAAGCTGAATTTACGGGTGCAAACAAAGCTGAAGCAAAACTTTATCACAGACATTCAGGCTATTTTGGTAGCGTTAAAAGTGAGAAATTTGGTGATTTATTAACAAATAAACCAGAAAAACTTTATAAACTTGCAGTTCGTGGTATGCT from Campylobacter iguaniorum includes the following:
- the ccoN gene encoding cytochrome-c oxidase, cbb3-type subunit I, which translates into the protein MQPSNALNYDYSVAKYFMFTTIIFGIVGMGIGTLIAFQMAYPDLNYLAGEYGTFSRLRPLHTNGVVYGFMLSGIFATWYYIGQRVLKVSMSESKFLMFIGKLHFWLYVLVIALAVVSLFAGLSTSKEYAELEWPIDLLVVVVWVLWGISIFGLIGIRREKTLYISLWYYIATFLGVAMLYLFNNMEVPTRLVSGMGSWLHSVSMYAGSNDALVQWWWGHNAVAFVFTVAIIAQIYYFLPKESGQPIFSYKLSLFSFWGLMFVYLWAGGHHLIYSTVPDWMQTMGSIFSIVLILPSWGSAINMLLTMKGEWGQLRENPLIKFMVLASTFYMFSTLEGPILSIKSVNALAHFTDWIPGHVHDGTLGWVGFMTMAALYHMTPRVFKRELYSKSLMEAQFWIQTTGIVLYFASMWIAGITQGMMWRATDEYGNLAYSFIDTVTVLIPYYWIRAIGGLLYLVGFFMFTYNILKSISSSKPIDREPVSASPMAA
- the ccoO gene encoding cytochrome-c oxidase, cbb3-type subunit II; its protein translation is MFSWLEKNPFFFAVFVFIFIAYAGVVEILPDFADRARPVEGKKPYTVLQLAGRQVYINDSCNACHSQLIRPFKSETDRYGMYSISGEYAYDRPFLWGSKRTGPDLWRVGNYRSTDWHENHMKDPTSVVPGTIMPAYKHMFNKNADIETAYAEAFTIKKVFNVPYDAENMPKLGSWDEAKALAKEEAAAIVGQMKDQDVKDAFERGEIREIVALIAYLNSLK
- a CDS encoding cytochrome c oxidase, cbb3-type, CcoQ subunit, producing MSVETMRELQAYGYFVLLIAMVVLLYGYWFHLKKSEKTGRRDYEKYSNLALRDDLRDDVLETVSTSNAKGSVEK
- a CDS encoding cbb3-type cytochrome c oxidase N-terminal domain-containing protein; its protein translation is MKWFNLEDNINSLSIIGAIVIILLTLIVVGRLFKQMKAKKEGGELSEHNWDGIGEYKNPLPIGWAVTFVLLIIWAIWYFLAGYPLNSYSQIGEYNEEVKAYNENFQKKFENANIDELRAMGEQVFLVQCSSCHGITGDGINGKAADLNIWGSEKAIYDAIVNGSKGLEYPLGEMPGGMAASNDEAKAIAAFVAKEISAIKKTNNENLVEAGRVAWATCAACHGEDGKGMDGQSPDLSTYGSSKFVLDVLNRGKSGAIGVMPKFTGSGILNPTQEKAVSEYVISLSKGE
- a CDS encoding DUF4006 family protein, which encodes MENTNRCVFGLSGVSGMLIATVLLLSILGVLTYLGIIAQQDVMQKPYQLTNPTSVEMKSSMKQESEVMVIKE
- a CDS encoding PD-(D/E)XK nuclease family protein, translating into MNYTQNRELYVLSSSRNIRDFLEQNCTNSLLPKVITIFEFNQTILLVNGLKKATDTTRLLIMQEAAKATKAVSSELNISTEFFAFLKNSSYLFSFFQELEREFVSIDTLKNSDTYANYDEHLDILQELKNLYFKLLEEHGFYDDITICTKFSINESYIKQFDKIHLKIDGMLSKFDWKVLQEVAKISDLNIYFNSSKYNQKLINAIENITNLELKTGFEYTLNLSQNKIIAQTKTPKNSKIKLKEFSIRSLQCAYIFDEISNFIRSGIEPKNIAVILPDEDFYRVLKALDERDMLNYAMGESLTYQNIFILCDSLKQALDSNLMYKKMENYLELAKDLDQLSSTLNFFKFDDELYKNLNLMYRSNCTFERFYELFDLIKSHVQISNEVGQILENELFVLKQLLSSVNLDFATVFEIFLMKLKDIKLSMVGGGEVTVMGLLESRSKNYEGVIIVDFNDNFVPRKSQKEMFLSSVIRKKSGLISHQDRENLQRFYYESLINRAKQVSISYTKNEESLLSRFAMDFAYENDLTHSQNDYQEALNLDGIEPNLKPEDPVCKHDFFGSSLSFSRLNTYLACKKKYYYKYILKLKEYRNFTQESTSNELGSTIHAALQLYFTTHKDSFNKNEFLSILNKFKNQQNLLDMSVFELRLDKFAEVQNSYFKLGYKVAECEKELNNEFCGVKIEGVIDRIDIGEEIRLIDYKSGKIDESSLQLAFYQALYGVECEGYFYSIKENEFISSKKTIEDLRSLIESLKDEFTQEVCFERTNKSETCKYCDYALFCKKELK
- a CDS encoding RecB-like helicase, with product MSFEPFLALEASAGSGKTFMLSVRYVALVLQGNDISKILALTFTKKAANEMKERIIKTFCELETSAGELNELSKMLGLEREQIIALRDKYKANFLRSELKILTFDAFFGMILKLFSLNLGLMPDYESGANIDNEVKNRFLKNLLKYDLLSSVAYYMQATNESKTAFFATLKMLYESLDDPSYTECKMPFDVQVLAKYETLSRYALTLSKDKNYQANFSETKLAELVKKPLINDFPNKKYFSVVDAKFIELRDELIRALKEYYANLEKFKINQFFKFISFYEDSRFGTIAEKNRLDFVDVTRLVKRLLSKAIDKEMLYFRLDGRIKHILIDEFQDTNVVQYKILLPLIEETLSGDGQNGIGSFFYVGDIKQSIYFFRGGKKELFSKLKYDFKQIKFDNLKINYRSDKAIVNFVNETFKEKFGADENGNFAYKAQLPNSNSEGFVGIYEFEINGKDNKETKFDNFLQTLKQRVDFLVSSGVSFEDICILCWKNDNATLIKEFLEKAGIPVASGGSNLLINSAKVRLITEFTRFCLFGDKIYSQSINELLGHCPPKLELKIDDSLEAIFKFIAKYLRIDPFDKNLLKLYEISSNYKNLFDFIFNIDANSTPAPDAKHLGISLMSVHKSKGLQFGHVIVCDTINKGRGDDKPFLMDYDTFEDKLDIKLNDKILSTLGDESYIKLKSRIENLEKENIINELYVALTRAKQSLQILVNSNPNGNSPSFFRAYETSSKIVEYLNLQPIEIGKMDVCKKVESKTDFIPLDSFEPVPKQVVKASSDAPVSKDIDSIYFGLGLHYMLEMLARFDKPSLELSKTALINKFGGILSGEAINEICQRVLNLINNQDFQAIIKGKKLFKEQDIGFEGNIKRLDMLCINEDEMVIIDYKSSKNFILKNQEQMSEYIGILRQIYGEYKISGAIVFILKDGAEILEVMQ
- the rplM gene encoding 50S ribosomal protein L13, with the protein product MTNITKPSEVKRDWIVLDAAGKRFGRLLTEAATYLRGKHKPGFTPNVDCGDYVIIINASKAEFTGANKAEAKLYHRHSGYFGSVKSEKFGDLLTNKPEKLYKLAVRGMLPKTKLGKEMLKKLKVYEGSEHPHTAQIAKEGK